A window from Bombus pascuorum chromosome 12, iyBomPasc1.1, whole genome shotgun sequence encodes these proteins:
- the LOC132912771 gene encoding uncharacterized protein LOC132912771 translates to MAGLLLRVTRILFLFVFNSILVSSGPTNKPVQNVPEPLIQSALNSLNQDSPTHHTYKGGNLISAQKLEESPYVIYRLTFDLTPTCKEALEPCPREACTVEVKQHELGHINVLRESIQCMYLYPQSVQDDPLQVQENNQDQDHVIENLDKQIINNQSVELDHEIQKNGDHNERPFIAMRASSPNYCPGCPYELNPNLPGFIAFGEQVVKSMDELIQNDFKHKVIDIVKVTRVVPPSSNIIQYQILLRIGESDCLKNAIEQLECSIQSNLPVKVCLVTFKEQPWQQSSRKIVKNNCTMVANEEIKENVNSYSTLNSESLVTPTPNKAETNDEKWEVLENLKDVLDNYTYITTKKSDESEQSEVTEHPILKISINRSDDDVKPQGFEDKVKEFGEFLKDFDLPTRQTQSDPEINREEVKEEIIYPRKVDSIINKSHTMYRKKRSGLVGAPNNVNVNDPTIKELADKGLKKFSENSEGSNEPMIVEIVEASKQVVSGLLYKIRVKLGTSNCPKGTKDGCQLKEGTEIKECLFTIWSQLWLDKGFPNITINCDSNKRRKRSLRGSRYNQKMLKLAEEIKDETLFEAFIKKFGKTYNSADEKLDRFKIFKQNLKIIEELQTFERGTAEYGVTMFADLTPKEFKARYLGLRPELKHENEIPLPEAEIPNVSLPLKFDWRDHNVVTPVKDQGQCGSCWAFSVTGNVEGQYAIKHNQLLSLSEQELVDCDSLDEGCNGGDMENAYKAIERLGGLELESDYPYDAKDEKCHFLQNKAKVQVVSAVNITSDEKKMAQWLVKNGPISVGINANAMQFYFGGVSHPLNFLCNPKNLDHGVLIVGYGISKYPLFHKELPYWIIKNSWGPRWGERGYYRVYRGDGTCGVNTMATSAVVA, encoded by the exons ATGGCAGGCTTACTGCTGCGTGTAACGcgcattttatttctatttgtcTTTAATTCAATCCTTGTATCTTCTGGTCCCACGAACAAACCAGTACAAAATGTCCCGGAGCCTTTAATTCAAAGTGCCTTGAATTCATTGAATCAGGATTCTCCAACGCATCATACATATAAGGGCGGTAACCTGATTAGCGCGCAAAAATTG GAAGAATCTCCATATGTAATATACAGACTGACATTTGACTTAACTCCTACTTGCAAAGAAGCATTAGAACCTTGTCCTCGAGAAGCATGTACTGTGGAAGTGAAACAACATGAACTTGGacatataaatgttttaagaGAATCTATACAATGCATGTATTTGTATCCTCAATCAGTACAGGATGATCCATTGCAAGTACAAGAAAATAATCAGGATCAGGATCatgttattgaaaatttagacaagcaaattattaacaatCAAAGTGTTGAGCTAGATCATGAAATTCAAAAGAATGGAGATCATAATGAGAGGCCATTCATAGCAATGAGAGCTTCTAGTCCTAATTATTGTCCAGGATGTCCATATGAGTTAAATCCAAATTTGCCTGGATTTATTGCTTTTGGAGAACAAGTAGTGAAATCAATGGATGAATTGATACAAAATGATTTCAAGCATAAAGTAATTGATATTGTCAAAGTAACTCGTGTTGTTCCACCTTCatctaatattatacaatatcaaattttattgcgTATAGGAGAATCTGACTGCTTGAAAAATGCAATAGAGCAATTAGAATGCTCTATACAGTCAAATCTTCCTGTCAAGGTATGTTTGGTAACATTCAAAGAACAACCTTGGCAGCAATCTAGccgtaaaatagtaaaaaataactGCACTATGGTTGCTAATGAAGAGATTAAAGAGAATGTTAATTCTTATTCAACATTAAACAGCGAATCACTTGTAACACCAACACCCAACAAAGCAGAAACAAATGATGAAAAATGGGAAGttctagaaaatttaaaagatgtTCTGgataattatacttatatcACAACTAAAAAATCAGATGAATCAGAACAATCAGAAGTGACAGAACATCCTATtctaaaaatttccataaacagAAGTGATGATGATGTTAAACCTCAAGGGTTTGAAGATAAGGTAAAAGAATTTGGcgaatttttgaaagattttgATTTGCCTACAAGACAAACTCAATCAGATCCAGAAATAAACAGAGAGgaagttaaagaagaaatcatTTATCCAAGAAAGGTAGActctataattaataaatcacaCACAATGTATAGAAAGAAAAGGTCAGGTCTTGTAGGCGCACCTAATAATGTAAATGTTAATGATCCTACCATTAAAGAACTTGCAGATAAGGGTcttaagaaattttcagaaaattctgAAGGTTCAAATGAACCTATGATAGTAGAAATTGTTGAAGCCTCAAAACAAGTAGTATCTGgattgttatataaaataagggTTAAATTGGGTACAAGCAACTGTCCAAAGGGTACAAAAGATGGTTGTCAATTGAAAGAAGGAACTGAAATTAAAGAATGTTTGTTTACTATATGGTCTCAGTTATGGTTAGATAAAGGATTTCCAAATATTACTATCAATTGTGATTCAAATAAACGCCGAAAACGATCTTTACGAGGTAGTCGATATAATCAAAAAATGTTAAAGCTagctgaagaaataaaagatgagACATTATTCGAAGCTTTTATcaagaaatttggaaaaacaTACAATTCAGCCGATGAGAAACTAgatcgttttaaaatatttaaacaaaatctaaaaattattgaagaacTACAGACGTTCGAACGAGGAACAGCTGAATATGGCGTTACAATGTTTGCAGATCTCACGCCTAAAGAATTTAAAGCTCGTTATTTAGGTCTTCGTCCCGAActaaaacacgaaaacgaaatacCTCTTCCTGAAGCTGAAATACCAAATGTTTCTTTACCACTTAAATTCGACTGGCGCGATCACAATGTAGTTACACCTGTGAAAGATCAAGGCCAATGTGGATCATGCTGGGCGTTTTCTGTAACTGGAAACGTGGAAGGACAATACGCAATTAAACATAATCAATTGTTATCTTTATCCGAACAGGAACTAGTAGATTGTGATTCTTTAGATGAAGGATGCAATGGAGGAGATATGGAAAATGCTTATAAAGCTATAGAAAGATTAGGAGGTCTTGAATTAGAATCAGATTATCCTTATGATGCTAAAGATGAAAAATGCCACTTCCTTCAAAATAAGGCTAAGGTACAAGTTGTCAGTGCTGTAAATATTACATcggatgaaaagaaaatggcACAGTGGTTAGTTAAAAATGGCCCAATTTCTGTTGGAATTAACGCCAATGCCATGCAGTTTTATTTTGGAGGAGTTTCACACCCACTTAACTTCTTATGCAATCCTAAAAATTTAGATCATGGCGTTTTAATTGTGGGATATGGCATTAGCa AATATCCTCTTTTCCATAAAGAATTACCATATTGGATAATAAAGAATAGTTGGGGCCCACGATGGGGCGAACGCGGTTATTACAGAGTTTATAGAGGAGATGGTACCTGTGGAGTTAACACAATGGCTACAAGCGCTGTAGTTGCAtaa